The proteins below come from a single Gimesia alba genomic window:
- a CDS encoding DUF6717 family protein, translated as MSTEQAAAAETQPSRFHWQRMILLIVGLILIAVGVAWQLKLLPLGNSLPRENAIMVIAPYRHQGTWVFDDSSAGLVQEPFVAGVPEMIDVIVADIPDANEGFRLLFSAKPFPKFQKKLIWLRGDQGGNYYRFEDSDMEGWICPAMFKYYETAPKALYVKAEPMK; from the coding sequence ATGAGCACAGAACAAGCCGCAGCAGCGGAAACACAGCCCTCCCGATTTCACTGGCAACGGATGATCCTGCTGATTGTGGGGCTGATACTCATCGCGGTGGGCGTTGCCTGGCAGCTCAAGCTGCTGCCTCTGGGGAACAGTCTGCCGCGTGAAAACGCGATCATGGTCATCGCCCCTTATCGGCATCAGGGGACCTGGGTCTTCGACGACAGTTCCGCCGGTCTGGTACAGGAACCGTTTGTGGCCGGCGTTCCCGAGATGATCGATGTGATTGTGGCCGACATTCCTGACGCCAATGAAGGGTTTCGGCTGCTGTTCTCTGCCAAACCCTTCCCGAAGTTTCAGAAAAAACTGATCTGGCTGCGCGGCGATCAGGGGGGCAACTATTACCGCTTCGAAGATTCCGACATGGAAGGCTGGATCTGCCCCGCCATGTTCAAATATTACGAGACCGCTCCCAAAGCGCTCTACGTCAAAGCCGAGCCGATGAAATAA